Proteins from a single region of Weeksella virosa DSM 16922:
- a CDS encoding proline dehydrogenase family protein: MSLFDNTEYAFQVKSDQELKKAHLLFKLIGNEGLTKLGGKIFNIAPFLVSFPMVKPLIRKTIYSQFVGGETPQEAIKVANELYRYHVSSILDYSVEGQTEESDFDHVRDVMLELIDISKNNPSIPFVVFKPTAFGRIELWEKVGKKTQLNPEETKAWENTRKRFEDVCEKGYQLDVNIMIDAEETWMQDAADDLCDVMMMKYNQKRPVIWNTLQMYRHDRLAYLKTMYEKAQKDNYFLGYKIVRGAYMEKERERAQAEAYPSPIQPNKEASDRDYDLALEFIASHHERFGLFAGTHNEGSCELLAKLMNENGIEKNNPNFWFGQLFGMSDNISFNLAHLGYNIAKYLPYGPIKEVMPYLIRRAQENTSVAGQTGRELMLIEKELERRKKIK; this comes from the coding sequence ATGTCTTTGTTCGATAATACTGAATATGCTTTTCAAGTAAAGTCTGATCAAGAGTTGAAAAAGGCTCATCTTCTTTTCAAACTCATCGGAAATGAAGGGTTGACTAAATTAGGAGGTAAAATTTTTAATATTGCACCATTTTTGGTAAGTTTTCCGATGGTGAAGCCTCTCATCAGAAAAACTATTTATTCTCAATTCGTAGGTGGAGAAACACCGCAAGAAGCCATCAAGGTTGCCAACGAATTGTATCGCTATCACGTAAGTTCTATCTTAGATTATTCGGTAGAAGGGCAAACAGAAGAAAGTGATTTCGATCACGTGCGCGACGTAATGCTCGAACTTATTGATATAAGTAAAAACAACCCTTCGATCCCGTTTGTGGTTTTCAAACCAACGGCCTTTGGTCGAATAGAATTGTGGGAAAAAGTTGGTAAAAAAACTCAACTCAATCCAGAAGAAACCAAAGCTTGGGAAAATACAAGAAAACGCTTCGAAGATGTTTGTGAGAAAGGTTATCAATTAGATGTTAATATCATGATCGATGCCGAGGAAACTTGGATGCAAGATGCCGCAGACGATTTGTGCGACGTGATGATGATGAAATACAACCAAAAACGTCCCGTAATTTGGAATACACTACAAATGTATCGGCACGATCGTTTAGCATATCTGAAAACCATGTATGAAAAAGCACAAAAAGACAACTACTTTCTAGGATATAAAATTGTGCGTGGTGCATACATGGAGAAAGAGCGTGAACGTGCACAAGCAGAAGCTTACCCGTCGCCAATACAGCCAAACAAAGAAGCATCGGATAGAGATTACGACTTGGCATTAGAATTTATTGCCTCTCACCACGAGCGTTTTGGTTTATTTGCAGGTACGCACAATGAAGGTAGTTGTGAATTGCTCGCTAAACTAATGAACGAAAACGGAATCGAGAAAAATAATCCAAACTTCTGGTTTGGACAATTATTTGGGATGAGCGATAATATTTCATTTAATCTTGCGCATTTAGGATACAATATTGCAAAATATTTACCTTATGGCCCAATAAAGGAAGTAATGCCTTATTTGATTCGTCGTGCACAAGAAAACACTTCTGTTGCAGGACAGACAGGGCGCGAGCTGATGCTGATCGAAAAAGAATTAGAGCGTCGTAAAAAAATAAAATAA
- a CDS encoding type B 50S ribosomal protein L31, translating to MKKDIHPSNYRLVAFKDMSNEEVFITRSCAETKDTIEVDGVEYPLVKMEISSTSHPFYTGKQKLVDTAGRIDKFRSKYAKRAAKQ from the coding sequence ATGAAAAAAGATATCCACCCAAGTAATTATCGTTTAGTGGCATTCAAAGATATGTCAAACGAAGAAGTGTTTATTACGCGTTCATGTGCTGAAACAAAAGACACCATAGAGGTTGATGGAGTAGAGTATCCGTTAGTGAAAATGGAGATTTCTTCTACCTCACACCCTTTTTATACAGGTAAACAAAAATTAGTAGATACCGCAGGACGTATTGATAAGTTTAGAAGTAAGTACGCGAAAAGAGCTGCTAAACAATAG
- the priA gene encoding replication restart helicase PriA: MTTNYFAEIILPLSLNGTFTYHLSKYDLQQIKVGQRVSVPFGTQKLYTGIVHSLHQNKPELYKTKGIHAFLDQEPLVTQKQIELWEWIASYYMCSLGDVYRNALPSALKLESLTYVRLVDPNFDAIEILTEPEILVVKALQNTTMLSVNEIALIIEDFSAIQVLKSLWEKGVVRVDEKLHEKYTPKIENYVRILPDLKKNELEFRKAIQQLDKAPKQRETLLRLIALETQTTKPIKVPELVKQGSSNAAINAMVEKNILQVYQLQSSRVDKEESDKESISLLTKAQQYALQELKSGFLTHSIALLHGVTSSGKTELYLQLMQDYLAEKKTVLYLLPEIGVTTQIVQRVKKHFGERVGVYHSKYNQNEKVELWQNTLHQKYDIIIGSRSAVFLPLKNLGLVIIDEEHESSYKQIDAKPYYNARDTALVLAKKFSAKVVLGSATPSLETYYYAQKGVYKYISLTERFGKVPLPSINLVDLRKAQKEKEITEDISHILRNAIQEELDRKKQVIIFQNRRGFAPVTECETCGYTPECPNCDVSLTYHKLFNQLKCHYCGHAQSKPVRCPSCGSNSLVTKGIGTEQIQLQLEKIFPAAIIKRMDVDAMRKKFAYEKLIEEFQNKEIDILVGTQMITKGLDFGDVTLVGVIRADSLLNFPDFRAHEKAFQLLTQVAGRAGRREEQGKVLIQAYNPDHQVLQNVTTYNYSQTMKDILYERKSFHYPPFTRLIQFRFKHKNQERVRKTAEQFVELLRPHFMPHLLLGPEEPSVARINNLYIMQVMLKINENQSPSKIKRFVQNQIEKLHTISVYRSVRLEIDVDPQ, from the coding sequence ATGACAACGAATTATTTTGCCGAAATTATTTTACCACTTTCGTTAAATGGTACGTTTACGTATCATCTTTCCAAGTATGATTTACAGCAAATAAAAGTCGGTCAGCGTGTTTCGGTACCATTCGGAACGCAAAAACTGTATACAGGAATAGTACACTCATTGCATCAAAATAAGCCAGAATTATATAAAACAAAAGGCATCCATGCTTTCCTCGATCAAGAACCTTTGGTAACCCAAAAACAAATAGAGCTATGGGAGTGGATAGCTTCTTATTATATGTGTTCATTAGGTGATGTTTACCGCAATGCGTTACCATCTGCCCTGAAATTAGAAAGTTTAACCTACGTTCGTTTGGTCGATCCTAATTTCGATGCAATCGAAATATTAACAGAACCCGAAATATTGGTCGTGAAAGCACTGCAAAATACAACAATGCTTTCGGTAAACGAAATTGCTTTGATTATAGAAGATTTTTCTGCAATTCAAGTACTCAAATCTTTGTGGGAAAAAGGAGTCGTTCGGGTGGATGAAAAACTGCATGAAAAATATACACCAAAAATAGAGAATTATGTACGAATTCTACCCGATCTAAAAAAGAATGAATTAGAGTTCAGAAAAGCAATTCAGCAATTAGACAAAGCACCCAAACAAAGAGAAACTCTACTTCGATTAATTGCCTTAGAAACACAAACTACAAAACCGATAAAAGTTCCCGAATTGGTGAAGCAAGGTTCGTCTAATGCAGCAATAAACGCAATGGTCGAGAAAAATATCTTGCAAGTATATCAGCTTCAGTCATCACGCGTAGACAAAGAGGAATCCGATAAGGAGAGTATTTCACTCCTTACAAAAGCCCAACAATATGCACTGCAAGAATTAAAATCAGGGTTTCTCACTCATTCTATTGCCTTGTTGCATGGCGTAACTTCTAGTGGTAAAACAGAATTGTATCTCCAATTGATGCAAGATTATTTGGCAGAAAAAAAAACAGTGCTCTATCTTTTACCAGAAATTGGAGTAACAACACAAATCGTTCAGCGGGTGAAAAAACACTTCGGGGAGAGAGTGGGGGTTTATCACTCAAAATACAATCAGAACGAAAAGGTAGAACTTTGGCAAAATACTTTGCATCAAAAATACGACATAATCATAGGCTCTCGATCGGCTGTTTTTTTACCATTAAAGAACCTTGGCTTGGTAATTATCGATGAGGAACACGAGTCATCGTACAAACAAATAGATGCGAAGCCTTATTATAACGCACGAGATACAGCTTTGGTTTTGGCAAAAAAATTTTCAGCAAAAGTAGTTTTAGGTTCAGCAACTCCTTCTTTAGAAACATATTACTATGCCCAAAAAGGAGTATATAAATATATTTCGCTCACAGAACGTTTTGGCAAAGTACCATTGCCGAGCATAAATCTTGTCGATCTGCGTAAAGCTCAAAAAGAAAAAGAAATAACAGAAGACATTTCGCATATTTTGCGCAATGCAATACAAGAGGAGCTAGATCGCAAAAAACAAGTCATTATTTTCCAGAATCGGCGAGGATTTGCACCGGTCACCGAATGCGAAACATGTGGATATACACCAGAATGTCCGAACTGCGACGTGAGTCTTACGTATCATAAACTATTCAATCAACTTAAATGCCATTATTGTGGACATGCGCAAAGCAAACCTGTACGCTGCCCATCTTGTGGTAGTAATTCTTTGGTAACAAAAGGTATTGGTACTGAGCAGATTCAGCTTCAATTAGAAAAAATATTTCCTGCAGCAATCATCAAAAGAATGGATGTAGATGCAATGCGTAAGAAATTTGCCTACGAAAAACTAATCGAAGAATTTCAAAATAAAGAAATAGATATTTTAGTCGGAACGCAAATGATAACAAAAGGACTCGATTTTGGTGATGTAACTCTGGTTGGGGTTATTCGGGCCGACTCTTTGCTCAATTTTCCTGATTTTCGTGCACACGAAAAAGCGTTTCAATTGCTAACGCAAGTTGCAGGCCGTGCCGGAAGACGAGAAGAACAAGGGAAAGTATTGATCCAAGCTTATAATCCAGATCATCAAGTTTTGCAAAATGTAACAACTTATAATTACTCACAAACCATGAAAGATATATTATATGAACGCAAAAGTTTCCATTATCCACCATTTACTCGCCTAATTCAGTTCAGATTTAAACATAAAAACCAAGAACGTGTTCGCAAAACTGCCGAACAATTCGTTGAATTATTACGTCCACACTTTATGCCTCATTTACTGTTGGGTCCCGAAGAACCTTCTGTTGCGCGAATCAATAATCTCTATATTATGCAAGTAATGCTCAAAATAAATGAAAATCAATCACCCTCAAAAATCAAACGTTTTGTGCAAAACCAGATAGAAAAACTCCATACCATATCGGTTTATCGGTCTGTTCGGCTAGAGATTGATGTCGACCCACAATAA